The DNA region GGCCGCAGCTTTATATTGAAAATGTCATCATCGACGGGGCCAAGGAACTGGACCCGGACGACATCAAGGAAGTCCTGGCATTGAAAGAGCGCGGCATGTTTTCCTGGATCAATGATTCTGGTGTCTTGAAAGAAGAGCTTTTGGAGAGGGACGCCTCTGCCATTATGGCATTTTATCAGAGCAAGGGGTTCTTGACTGCCAGAGTCGGTCAACCTGAAGTGGATATCAAGGATGATGGCATCGACGTCATTTATAAGGTTTGGGAAGGTGATCGCTACAAGATGGGCAATACCCTGTTTCAGGGCGATCTCATTGATGACCAGGCCAAGCTGCTGGAAGTTACCGACATTGATCGTCTCAAAGAAGAAGATGAGTATTTCGATCGTCTTATATTGAGGAAGGACGTTGCGGCGCTGACCTCATATTACAACGATTACGGTTATGCCTACGCTGATGTGGGGGTTAAATTACAGGACGATGCGGAAACCAAGGTTGTCGACGTCGTGTATACCATTTCCAAGCATCAGAGGGTTCATATTCGACGGGTGCTTATCGAAGGGAACACGGTCACCAGGGATAACGTCATCATGCGTGAAATGCGCTTGGCGGACGGAGACCAGTTCAGCGGCGAGAAGTTGAAGCGTTCAAGTCAGAGACTGACTCACCTCGATTTCTTTGAGAAAGTCGACATCGCTCCTGTCCCCACCGGCAACCCCGAGGAAATGGATCTTATAGTCAAGGTCAAGGACAAATCCACCGGAAAGATAAGCGGTGGCGTCGGCTATTCCACTTATGACGGAGTCTTTTTCGGTGGTGAAGTCTCAGAAAAGAACCTCTTTGGCCGGGGATATGAGACAGGTTTCAACGGGCAGATCGGAGGCTCGACCAATAAATATGTTATCTATTTCACCAATCCACATATAAACGATACCGATCTCGGATTCGGCGTCAACATATTCAAGAAGGAGTTGGAGTACAACCAGTATGATCTTGACTCCACGGGCATTAACACGAACTTCTTTTATCCCATCGGTGAATATACCAAACTCAAATGGAACTATGGGCTTGAAAGTTATGAAATCAAGAATGTCGATTCCAACGCTTCACAAAAAGTGAAGACAGATGAGGGCTCCCATCTGTCCTCCACAGTGTCGGGAATCGTGACCCGGGACACTCGGGATGATTTTACAAGTACGACTGAAGGGACCAAGACCAACTTGACAGTGACCTTTGGTGGTGGGCCTTTGGGAGGTACAGATGATTTCATCAAGTATACAGGAACCTTTGAGTGGTGGACACCTGTTTTGGAACAAGTGGTTTTCCATTCGAAGTTCTGGGTTGGGTATTTGCATGAAAACTATGGTGGTGGGGATATCCCGGCAGCGCAACGTTTCGAACTCGGTGGCGTTGGCACGGTTCGCGGTTATTCCAATTACGATATTACTCCGACCGAGAGTTCCACTTCAACGTCTACTCTTGGTGGTGACAAGGCCTTTTATACGAACATTGAACTGAAACGGCCCTTGAGCAAGGAGTTGGGTATCGTGGCACTCACTTTCTTTGACGCAGGTAACTCCTGGAAGGAAGGAGAGATGTTCTTCGAGTCCGCTACCCGCTATGGCACCAAACCGAGCTTTGGATTGTACAAGAGCGTCGGTGCCGGTCTTAACTGGTATTCCCCCGTGGGGCCTGTCGGTTTTGTCTACGCCTATGCACTTGATGATCTTGACGGTGGCAGCCGTCACAAGGTTGAACTGATGATGGGCCAGCAGTTCTAAGTCAAATCGCTATTAATCTTTAAGGAGTTATAGAATGAAAAAAGTATGTCTGTTTGCCGTTTGTTTTGTCTTCCTGTTCCAGGCAGTGGCTTTTGCTGAAACCAAGATCGCAGTTTTCAATACCCAGAAGATCATACAGGACAGTGCATACGGTAAAGAAGTGCGGGCCAAGCTTGATGCCAAGTTCAATGCTCGTGGCAATCAACTCAAGAAAGAACGTGAAGATCTTGAAAAATTGAAGACGCAGATCGACAGCAAGGCTTTCGAAGGAAAGACCTTGCAGGACAAGGTCACTGATCTCAGACGTCGCGGGCGTGATTGGAATGAAGATTATTCCGTATACCAGAAGGCCATACAGGCAGAACAGAACGAATTGGGCAAGCCCATCCTGCTTAAGCTTGAGAAGGTCGTCATGGATTATTGTACTACCCATGGGTACACTATTGCCTTTGACAAACAGACCCCTGGTCTTGCCTTCATGGCGGACGGTCTTGATATTACCGATGATCTTGTCAAAGCCCTGGATAAGTTGAAGCAGTCAGGAAAGTAGTGGAATGGGCATAAAACTCTCTGCCCTGGCTGCGAAGCTCGGGCTTGATTTTACTGGTGCAGATATGGAGATTAACGGGGTGAACACCCTGGATAAGGCTGGACCTGACGAGATTTCTTTTCTGGTTAGCCCTAAGTATCTGCAGCAGCTCGAAACCAGCAAGGCCGGATGTGTTCTCACATCCGGCCCTTATACCGACAAAGTCAAGACCGCCCTGGTCAGTTCCAATGTATACATGGACTTGGCCAAGGTCGTTGGTGTGTTTGCACGTCCTCAAGGGTGCCTGAGTGGGATCAGTGAACTCGCTTTTGTCCATCCGAGTGCCAAGGTCGACGCCTCAGCCACTGTGTATCCTTTCGCCTTTGTGGGGGAAGGAGCAGTCATTGGTGCAAATACCGCGGTATTTGCCGGAGTGTATGTTGGAGAACAGACCGTAGTAGGCAACAACTGCATTCTCTACCCAAACAGCGTTGTCATGGGTGGGCTGACACTTGGGAACAATGTCATCCTTCAGCCCGGAGCCGTGCTGGGTGGCGACGGTTATGGTTACGCCCAGACACCGGTGGGGCATTTGAAGATTCCCCAGATCGGGTCTGTTGTTATCGAAGATGATGTCGAGGTCGGTTCCAACACGGCCATCGATCGTGCCGCATTGGATACCACTCGGATCAAACGGGGCACTAAAATTGATAACCTTGTTCAAATCGGCCATAATGTTGAGATCGGCGAGCATTGCCTTGTCATCGGTCAGACCGGGATAGGCGGCAGCACAGTGATCGGCAATGGCGTGATTCTGGCCGGTCAGGCCGGTATTCCGGATAATGTGAAGATAGGCGATGGGGCCATGATTGCAGCGCAGAGCGGTGTGATGGGCGATGTAGAGGCCGGGAGCAAGATGGCCGGTAGCCCTGCCATGAGTGCACAAACGTATTTCAAGGCTGTTGCCGTGTGCACCCCCAAACTGCCGGATTTATTTAAAAGAGTTAAGAAACTGGAAAAAGAGTTGGCGGCCTTGACGGCGGCTACCGGAGAAAATGATGAGTAACGAGTTTGCACTCGACATTCGTGAGATACTGGAGATGCTGCCGCATCGATACCCATTTCTTCTGGTGGACAGGATTCTTGACATTGAGCCTGGTGTAAAACTTAAGGCTTTGAAAAATGTTACCATGAACGAGGAATTCTTCCAGGGGCATTTTCCAGGTATGCCTGTCATGCCCGGCGTTCTCCAGCTTGAGGCTCTTGCGCAGACCGGTGCCATTTTTGTCATGAACACCTTTGAGGAACCGCTGGGGGACAAGATTTTTCTGTTCACAGGGTTGAATAAAGTGAAGTTTCGTCGACCTGTTGTTCCCGGAGATCAATTGATTCTTAATGTGTATTTTGAAAAACGAAAAATGAATATTTGGAAGATGCGCGGTGTGGCAGAAGTCGATGGGCAAGTCACTTGCCAGGGAGAGTTCTCTGCAGCGATTGTCAATAAGGGAGATATGTAATGGCTTGTAGTATTCACCCGAGTGCCGTTATCGATCCTACCGCTGAATTAGGTACGGATGTCAAGATCGGACCTTATGTTGTGGTGGGTGCCGATGTCAGCATTGGAGATGGGACTTATCTTGAGTCACATTGTGTGATTCAGGCGGATACCGAACTTGGTGTCAACAACCATGTCCACCCACATGCAGTCATCGGCGGTGAGCCGCAGCACCTCGCCTACAAGGGCGAAAAGACTTTTACCCGTATCGGCGACAACAATGTCATCCGGGAATGTGTGACCATACACCGTGGCACCATGCAGGGTGAAGGCAAGACGAGCATTGGTTCCAATTGCATGTTCATGGCCTACTCCCATATTGCTCACGATTGTACTGTCAGTGACAATGTGATTTTGGCCAATGCCGTACAGCTGGCAGGACATGTGGTGGTCGGACGAAATGTCATCATCAGTGGATTGTCGGCCGTTCAGCAATTCATCCGTATCGGCGAGTACTCCTTTCTGGGGGGAGCCAGCGGTTACAAACTCGACGTTCCGCCGTTCATGCTGGCCCACGGTGTTCGTGGAATGCTGTTCGGACCCAATCTGATAGGCTTGCGCCGCAACGGATTTGATTCCGCAGCCTGCAAGGGGTTGAAAAAGGCTTATAAAATCATCTTCCGGTCTGGCTTGACCAAGGAACAGAGTCTTGTTCAGGTGGAGCAGGAGATTCCGGGAGTTCCGGAAGTGGCAAGATTGGTTGCTTTCATTCGTGAAAGCAAGAACGGCGTCACCCCTGACCACAAGCAGCGCTGCGCTCACGACGACTAGGCTTAACCCCTCGCATGTCACAGTCCAATTCCACCATCGGTCTCATTGCCGGGGGCAAGCAATTTCCAGTCCTGGTGGCTCAAGGGGTAAAAGCCATGGGCCACCGTCTCGTGGTGGCCGGTTTTACCGGTCACACGAACATGGATGTGGCCCCTTTGGCCGATGTCTGGAAAGAACTCAAGCTCGGCAAGCTGAATCAGCTCATCAATTTCTTCAAGTCCAATGATGTAGATAAGGTCATAATGGCCGGAACCATCGAAAAGCCCAAGGTCATGGATATCCGCCATCTGGATGTGCGTGCCATCAAGCTGGTACTCGGGAAGAAAAACAAAGGTGATTCAGCCTTGTTGGGCGTTATTGCCGGAGAGTTTGAAAAGGAAGGCATGCTCGTGGTGCCGGCCCATGAATATCTGCCAGACCTGCTTACTCCCGAAGGCGTCCTGACTCGTCGGGAACCGGACGAACGAGAATGGGGCGATTTGAAGTTCGCTTGGGGAATTGCCAAGGAACTCGGCAGGATGGACGTCGGGCAGTGCGTTGTCGTTCGCGAGGGAATCGTGGCGGCAGTGGAAGCTCTTGAAGGAACTGACGCCACCATCCGGCGCGGTTGTGAATTTGGCGGAGCAGGATGTGTTGTGGTCAAGGTTTTCAAACCTGGGCAGCAAAAGGAAGTTGATTTGCCGAGTCATGGTCTGGACACTCTCAGTATCATGGCAGAAGGCAAAGCTACCTGTCTTGGAGTCGAGGCGGAGAAAAGCCTCTTTTTCGATCGACAAGCGGCCCTGGATTTTGCCGACAAGGCTGGTATAGCCGTGGTCGGTCTGACTTCTGATTTTCCTCCCCAGTCTTAATAAACACCAATATATCTCTACAGCGGCACACCTTGCAAAGGGTGATGTGTTGTGCGATTATTCTTTGAAGTCATGGAGTTATGTTTTGTAATGGCTTCCTCTGACTGTTTGAATCCTTTTTTGTCTTAGGTTGGCCAATGGATACAGCGATTGAGTGCATGCCCTGTTTCATTAGAATGGCGGAAAGGGAGGCGTGTATTGCCTGCCCTGATGATTTGGATATGCAACAGGAAATTATTCAGGAGTGGGGGGCGCTTCTTCCAACTCTGGACCTGAATGTCCCGCCGCCGGCCATCGCCCGGCAGTTGGCTGAACTGGTTCGTGATAAGACCGGATGCACCGATCTCTATGCGGCCGACAAGGAAGAAGCCAACGCTTTGGTCAGCAATTTGTTGCCGTCTTTGAAAGATCGTATCGAGACTGAAAGACAGAAAAACGGGGATCCTTTGTCCCTGGCTCTCGAGTTGGCCATAATCGGTAATTATATTGATCGCGGCGTGGAAATCCAATTTGATCTGGAAAAGGAACTGGCTGAAGTTGTCGGTTCTGTCTCACCGGAAATCATTAATGAATTCAAGATCAGAGCTTCAAGCGGGGCCTCGGTGCTCATCCTGGGTGACAATACCGGAGAGATTGTTTTGGACACCCTTCTTGTGGAAGAACTCAAACGATTCGGGTGCGATGTGACCTTTGCCGTCAGGTCCAGGCCGGTCCTCAACGATGCTACCATGGAAGACGCTCGCGCCGTTGGGATGACAGCCTTGTGCCGGGTGGTGGAAAGCGGAGTGGATACGCCGGGTACGGTTTTGGACCGTTGCACGCCGGATTTTATCCAGCGGATGCGACAGGCCGATGTTATTCTGAGCAAAGGGCAGGGCAATTTCGAATCTCTTGAGGGAAAATGGCCGGGAGTCTTTTGCGCTTTCAAGGTCAAGTGTGAACGCATAGCCAGGAAGACCGGCCTGGCTTTTGGATCGAGCGCTTTTTGCCTGACAACGGGCGATGATGTTGCTGGCCGGTGACGGGGAGAGGGGGGCATATGGCTAGACGTTTTGCTCTCATACTTGTCGAATGCTTTGTTGCCTTGATTCTGATCATAGCCGCAGTCTTGTTTGCGGCTTCCTATTATATCGATACAACTGAATTCCGTGATCTTTTCACCGATACCCTGAAGACCGCCCTGAAAAGGGATGTCGAGTTGGTCGGCGATTTGGATATTGCAATATGGCCAACACTTGCCCTTGAAGTCAGTGGGCTTGATGTCCATGAAGCCTCCGGGTTCGGAGAGGGAATCGCAGCGCATTTTGATGATATAAGTGTCATGGTTCGGGTTATTCCGCTTTTTTCCAGGCTGATTGAAGTGGAATCCATCGTTGTTGATGGTTTCAAGGGCGTGGTGGTGCAGAACGCCGAAGGCCATTTCAACTGGGAGTCCGTATTAGTTCGTGAATCTCAGAGCGGATTGGCTTCATCGCCTTTGCCCGGATGGGAATTTTTCGTTCAGAGCGTCGAGATATTGGGTGCCGAAATCTTGCTCAAGGACGAGAAGGAGAAAACCGAATATACGCTGAGTGGTATAGATCTCAGGACCGGAAGCATTCGGTTTGGTGAAGACGTACCGTATTCCGTAAGCAGCCAGTTCGCCTGGGCGGATAAGGAAATCGTCTCAGATCTGGTTTTGAAGGGCTTGGTTCGTCTTGTTCCAGTTGGGATGGGGTTGAGCTTTAAGGATACCAACTTCCAGGCGTCATTATACGGTGGCATTTTGCCGGAAAACGTCGCCCCAGGTGTAATTGTTGCCAAGGTAGGCCTGGATCTGGACAAGCGGACTGTGAGTTTGAATGACTTCGAGGCACGGTTTTTCGGCATCAGGGCAGAGGGCAACCTTAAAAGCGGTGACTTGCGCAAAGGGCTGGATATCAGCGGACATGTGACGGTGCATCCCTTTTCGCCGGTTGATTTGCTCACACGATATGCCCCTCATTTACCCCTGAAGGATGTTGAGGGCCTGAAAAGCAGTGCTCTTGCCACATTTGTGCGAGTGACTGAGGAGGGTGCCCTTTTCGAGAACCTGGTGTTTACTCTGGATGACGTCACTGTTCGCGGACAACTTGGTTTCAAGGGGTATCGAAAGCCGGTTTTCGATTTTTCCCTTCGGGGAAATACCATTGATTTCGATAGATATCTGCCTCTGTTCAGGACAGGAACACCGTTTATTTGGGATGATTTCCATCTCCCGTTCTTCAGGGCTTTTCGCGGCAAGGGAATGATCCGGGCTGATGGCTTCGAAATACTGGAAACCCTGGTTTCCGACATTCGTTTGAATGTCGATGCCACTGATGACGGGATAACGCTGGATGCCGGAGCGATCAGGGAAGGTATGGGGTCCCTTGGCGGCAACATGAAGATCAACATCGGTTCGACCGGAGACGGTACCGTGCCGACTTTGGCGCTGGCCGCTGGCATTGATGCCGAATCGCAAAAACAAGGGTTCACCTTCCTGCAGCAGGCCCCCCTGGATATCGGAGGGGCAGGGAAACTGCGGCTCAAGGCAACGGTTTCGAAAATGCAGTGCCCTCCCGAAGACCGTTCGATTTTCATCTTGCGTCATCTTTTCGGTACCATGTCTCTTGCCCTGGACCAGGGAGCGGCCCGTTTTGCAAAAAGGGCCGGCGAGTCACTTGAGTTGCAGTATTCCAAGGCCGATCTGGAAGTGCAGGTCAGTCCTGTGGCCGGAAACAGTGATGTTTTCTGGGAATCCAACCTTGCCGCCAATCTGAAAACCCGCGGAGGCAAGGATATAGAATCCTTGAATGTGACAGTCAGCGGACCGTTTGCCATGGCAATTGATGGTGATCATGTCAAAAGTTCCGGCCTGGCCGTCAATGGACATATTTCTCCATCCCTGTTGCCCAAGGAGGCGAAGCGGTTGACTGCAGGCGGTACGGTCGGCTTTGATTCCAAGGCGGCCACAGTGGAAATACAGGATGCCGTTATTCAGGCTCTTGAAACAACCGTTGGCGGAAATGTGAAATTGAGCGGTTTCGGCAAGAACGTCACGGCTCAAGGGAACATTGCAATATCTCAAGCCGATCCGAAGCGAATTATCTATCTGCTGGCGGGCAAGAGTATCGCCACCAAGGACGCTGACGCTCTCAAGAACGTTTCCGTGGAGTCTCAGTTTGCCGCAGATGAGCAGGGCTTCACGTTGAGCGAGTTCTCGGGGGAACTGGACGGCATGCCGCTTAAGGGGCATGTGGTTGGAACCGGATATGTGCAGCCCATGCTCGCATTTTCTTTGGCCGCCGGTTCCTTTGATCTGGATAGGTATCTGCCGCCAAGGAAACAGCCCAGTCTGAGCGAGTTGCGGGAGGGCACGGTGCCGAAATCCGAACCGGTCGACTTGCCGTTGAAGTTTCTTCGTTATCTTAAACTCAACGGGAAAATCGCGGTCAATTCTTTTACCTTGGCCAAGATTCGGTCGGAGTCCCTGAGCGGAATAGTGAAGGCCAATGAAGGCATCATCACTATTTCCGACATCAAAGGGAAGCTTCATGGAGGAACATTGAACGCTGATTTGAAGGGGAAAGCCGAAGTCAGCGAACTCGCCACCCATCTGTTGCTGAATGTGGACAACATGCAGGTCGGCCCGCTCATGGGCGAGATGGCTGAGCGGGAATATGTTCGAGGTGAAACCGACCTCAAACTGGATCTTCGGAGCAAGGGGGGGACCGATGATGCCATTTTGGAAAATCTGCTTGGTCTGGCATCCCTTCGAGTGGTCAATGGTTCTTTCAAGTTCACCGGCTATGACGCCCCTCAGCAAAAGGTTTCGAATGCGAGAAGCAAACAAATCGGCCAACAGACGATCTCACGAACAGATCATAGGACGGCTTTTCAAAAGGTTGTAGCCAACTTCACGGTTCAAAAAGGAATATTCAACATGAATAAATTCCGGCTTGAAGCACCGCCGGTACTGCAAGCGTACGGGGAGGGCAGTTTCAGTCTGCCGGCCAATTCAATCAATGTTTCCATTCGTAACGATTTTGTGGCGGTGCCAAGCGTGACGCTTCGTTTGACGGGCAAGCTGACAGATCCCAAGGTGGACATCCCCACAGGCAGGATTCTCAATGATACGGTGTTCAATATCCTTAGTCTGCCCCAGAAGTCTTTCGAATTCTTGCGAGACCTGTTCTAAAGTCCGTCTTCAACTTGTTTGTACATGAGGAAACTGTGTATATGGCTGGAGAATCAGACCGCAAAAACAGGATCAGTCCTTTGGAGTTGATATGAGTGCAGCCAGAATAGCGTGGACTTCCACACGGTTGAAGAGGCATTTCAAGGAAGGGATCTGGGTGCGTAACACCCCAGAGACGCCTTTTTATATCCGTCTTTGGCGCGGAACACTGCGGCTACTCTATTTGGTCGGGTTCGGCTTTGTCAAGGATCAGACGGTCATTCGTGCAGCGGCTCTGACATTTACCACCATTCTCTCCATCGTGCCGTTCCTGGCTGTGGCGTTCTCCATTTCCAAGGGGTTCGGGTTGCAGAACAACGAGTATATTCGAACTCTCATTCTGAAGTTGACCACCGGCCGTGTTGAAGTGGCTGACAAAATTATAGAATACATTGACCGGACCAATGTTCAGGCATTGGGATGGGTCGGTGTGGCCACCCTGTTGTTTACCGTGTTCTCTTTGGTCGGCACTACGGAAAAGGCCTTCAACACCATCTGGAATGTGACCAAGGGGAGGTCGGCCTGGCGCAAGGTGGCCGATTTCTTCCCTGTGATCCTGATTTGTCCCCTCGTGCTTGTTGTGGCTTCCAGTTTCAATATCAGCTTGCAGCAACAGCAGATGGTTGCGGGTCTGCTCAGCGTCGAAGCCATAGGTTTTCTTGAGTCCGTGTTCATGAAGGTGGCGCCCTATGTCCTTATATCACTGGCTTTCATGTTCATGTATGCCTTCATTCCCTATACACGGGTTGACTTTGTCGCCGCGCTCATAGGCGGCGTGGTGGGCGGCGTTTTATGGCAGATGGCCCAATGGCTCTATATCAACTGGCAAATCGGGGCGGCCAAGTACAATGCCATCTACGGCAGCTTTGCCCAGCTTCCGGTGTTGCTCATCTGGATTTATATCAGTTGGGTTATTGTTTTGTTGGGTTCTCAGGTGAGCTATGCTTGGCAAAATATCAACTCGTTCGTGAAGCAGCGCTTTTTTGGGCAGGCTACTCCTTATGAGCGGCAGAAGATCGCTGTACTCATGATGATCGTGCTGGCCAAGCGGTTTCACGAGGGTAAGCCTTTGCCTTCCGTTGAAGAGATGTCCGACGGCCTCATGGCACCGGCCACGCTGGTTTCGGATCTGTTCACAGTGCTGCAACGAGCGGGTTACACGATCTTGGCGGACGTGCAGGGATGCGAGGTCTATGCACCGGCAAGAGAATTGGAGAACGTTCGAGTACTGGACATAATACGGGCGATAAATCTTGAAGGCCAGAAGCGGGTGTTCGAGGAATTCGATGTAAAATACGGTTTTTTGGACAAGATACTCGGCCAGTTGGGTAAGGATACCGCTCAAAGCAAGGCGAATCTGACGTTGCTCGAATGTTCCGAACAATACCCGGGGGCCGTTCTCAGCATTGCGCCCGAAGACGAAGGTATGGGCCGTTGCCTGCGGCCAGGTGAATAGTCCTATTTGCTGCTGTAGACCGCTTCATAGTGCGCCTTGAGCGCCTTGAATGTTCCGTCCTCAATGGCCTGCCTGATCTGTTTCATGAGATCCAGATAGAAGTAGAGGTTGTGATAGGTGTTCAGCCTGTATGAGAGCAACTCCTTGGCCTGGTAAAGATGCCGCAGATATGCCTTGCTGAAATTGCGGCAAGTGTAGCAGTTGCAGTTGGGGTCGAGGGAGGAATCGTCCTCGGCATATTCGGCGCGTTTGATGTTGACCTTGCCCATCGAGGTGAAAAGGGTGCCGTTGCGTGCATTTCGGGATGGCAGGACGCAGTCGAACATGTCCACACCGGCGGACACGCCTTCGAGCAGATCCAGTGGCGTGCCCACGCCCATGAGGTAGCGCGGCTTGTCGTTCGGCATCTTCGGGGCAATGTGGTGCAGGATGTCGTACATTTCTTCGGTGGATTCGCCCACGGAGAGTCCGCCGATGGCAAAGCCTTCGAAATCGATTTCCCGGAGCTGTTCCAGACTCTTGTCTCGTAAATCCTTGTGAAATCCGCCCTGAACAATGCCGAACATGAGTTGGTCGCCAGCCCCCTTGGGGTAGTGTGCACGGCAACGCTGTGCCCAGCGGGTGGTCATCTCCAAGGACTTTTTCGTATACTCACGGTCGTTGCCGTAGCCCACGCATTCGTCGAGCACCATCATGATGTCAGAACCGAGATTTCTCTGGATATCGATGGCCTTTTCCGGAGAGAAGAAATGCTTGGAGCCGTCGATGTAGGAGCGGAACTCCACGCCTTCCTCCGAAAGTTTGCGGATGCCCTGAAGGCTGAATACCTGAAATCCGCCGCTGTCAGTCAGGATGGGGCGTTTCCAGTTGGAGAATTTGTGCAGGCCGCCGCGTCGAGCCACCAGATCGTCACCGGGGCGCAGGTAGAGATGATAGGTGTTGCCGAGGATGATCTGGGCATTCATTTCCTCAAGATCCAGCGGGGTGAGGCTTTTTACCGTACCCTGGGTGCCCACCGGCATGAAGATGGGGGTCTGAATGTCGCCGTGGGCCGTGCTGAGGGTGGCGCGTCGGGCCAGGTTGTCAGTGGCGTGAATGGTGAAATCACCGGGCTTGGTCATTGGTCGACTCCCTTTTTCGGACAGATGTCGTCAAGTTCACAGATTCCGCACTTGGGTTTGCGCGCAGGGCAGACCTCGCGGCCGAAGAATACCAGGTAGTGATTGATGTTTCCCCATTGCGGACGAGGAAACAGCGGCATCAGTTCCTTTTCTATTCGAATGGGGTCGGTCTTGTCGGTCAGTCCCAGGCGAAAGGCAAGGCGTTTGACGTGGGTGTCCACGGCAATGCCTTCGTTCACGCCGAAAGCATTGGAAAGCACGATGCTGGCCGTTTTGCGGGCAACCCCGCCCAGAGTGATCAGTTCGGCCATGGTTTTGGGGACTTCGCCGCCGTATTCGTTCATGATGCGGGTGGCAGCGGCCTTGATGTTCCTTGCCTTGTTGCGGAAAAAACCCGTGGATCGGACCACTTCCTCAATTTCCATCACATCGGCCTCGGCAGCGTCCCGGATGTCGGGCCACCGTTCGAAGAAGGCCGGGGTAACCATGTTCACCCGCTCGTCGGTGCACTGGGC from Pseudodesulfovibrio sp. S3 includes:
- the bamA gene encoding outer membrane protein assembly factor BamA, translating into MLINLVRKFAIGVIVTVILGSAGAVFASDDLTQDVSVAVLPFEVNAGDDLSYLKDSLPELLTDRLREAGFKVIEPEEIRRLVGEKGITQFEPKSARELALLSGAEFSVYGSLNQLGDNLTLDARLIDAYANTPGKKISVTKEGLINLLPAVDALVDRMRMDLLRLDIVSEIDVEGTKVLDKEVILMRMTMQKGDMITAKSVNTALKNIYDLGYFDDVTVKVDSVEDGKKVILVVKEKPRIQALGVTGAKEIDSEDILEAVSTKKGGVVNPKVLSDDIRVIREMYRKEGYYKAKVTHEIQEAGTGIARLTFVIDEGPQLYIENVIIDGAKELDPDDIKEVLALKERGMFSWINDSGVLKEELLERDASAIMAFYQSKGFLTARVGQPEVDIKDDGIDVIYKVWEGDRYKMGNTLFQGDLIDDQAKLLEVTDIDRLKEEDEYFDRLILRKDVAALTSYYNDYGYAYADVGVKLQDDAETKVVDVVYTISKHQRVHIRRVLIEGNTVTRDNVIMREMRLADGDQFSGEKLKRSSQRLTHLDFFEKVDIAPVPTGNPEEMDLIVKVKDKSTGKISGGVGYSTYDGVFFGGEVSEKNLFGRGYETGFNGQIGGSTNKYVIYFTNPHINDTDLGFGVNIFKKELEYNQYDLDSTGINTNFFYPIGEYTKLKWNYGLESYEIKNVDSNASQKVKTDEGSHLSSTVSGIVTRDTRDDFTSTTEGTKTNLTVTFGGGPLGGTDDFIKYTGTFEWWTPVLEQVVFHSKFWVGYLHENYGGGDIPAAQRFELGGVGTVRGYSNYDITPTESSTSTSTLGGDKAFYTNIELKRPLSKELGIVALTFFDAGNSWKEGEMFFESATRYGTKPSFGLYKSVGAGLNWYSPVGPVGFVYAYALDDLDGGSRHKVELMMGQQF
- the lpxA gene encoding acyl-ACP--UDP-N-acetylglucosamine O-acyltransferase, with the protein product MACSIHPSAVIDPTAELGTDVKIGPYVVVGADVSIGDGTYLESHCVIQADTELGVNNHVHPHAVIGGEPQHLAYKGEKTFTRIGDNNVIRECVTIHRGTMQGEGKTSIGSNCMFMAYSHIAHDCTVSDNVILANAVQLAGHVVVGRNVIISGLSAVQQFIRIGEYSFLGGASGYKLDVPPFMLAHGVRGMLFGPNLIGLRRNGFDSAACKGLKKAYKIIFRSGLTKEQSLVQVEQEIPGVPEVARLVAFIRESKNGVTPDHKQRCAHDD
- the fabZ gene encoding 3-hydroxyacyl-ACP dehydratase FabZ — its product is MSNEFALDIREILEMLPHRYPFLLVDRILDIEPGVKLKALKNVTMNEEFFQGHFPGMPVMPGVLQLEALAQTGAIFVMNTFEEPLGDKIFLFTGLNKVKFRRPVVPGDQLILNVYFEKRKMNIWKMRGVAEVDGQVTCQGEFSAAIVNKGDM
- the lpxD gene encoding UDP-3-O-(3-hydroxymyristoyl)glucosamine N-acyltransferase, encoding MGIKLSALAAKLGLDFTGADMEINGVNTLDKAGPDEISFLVSPKYLQQLETSKAGCVLTSGPYTDKVKTALVSSNVYMDLAKVVGVFARPQGCLSGISELAFVHPSAKVDASATVYPFAFVGEGAVIGANTAVFAGVYVGEQTVVGNNCILYPNSVVMGGLTLGNNVILQPGAVLGGDGYGYAQTPVGHLKIPQIGSVVIEDDVEVGSNTAIDRAALDTTRIKRGTKIDNLVQIGHNVEIGEHCLVIGQTGIGGSTVIGNGVILAGQAGIPDNVKIGDGAMIAAQSGVMGDVEAGSKMAGSPAMSAQTYFKAVAVCTPKLPDLFKRVKKLEKELAALTAATGENDE
- a CDS encoding OmpH family outer membrane protein is translated as MKKVCLFAVCFVFLFQAVAFAETKIAVFNTQKIIQDSAYGKEVRAKLDAKFNARGNQLKKEREDLEKLKTQIDSKAFEGKTLQDKVTDLRRRGRDWNEDYSVYQKAIQAEQNELGKPILLKLEKVVMDYCTTHGYTIAFDKQTPGLAFMADGLDITDDLVKALDKLKQSGK
- the lpxI gene encoding UDP-2,3-diacylglucosamine diphosphatase LpxI (LpxI, functionally equivalent to LpxH, replaces it in LPS biosynthesis in a minority of bacteria.), coding for MSQSNSTIGLIAGGKQFPVLVAQGVKAMGHRLVVAGFTGHTNMDVAPLADVWKELKLGKLNQLINFFKSNDVDKVIMAGTIEKPKVMDIRHLDVRAIKLVLGKKNKGDSALLGVIAGEFEKEGMLVVPAHEYLPDLLTPEGVLTRREPDEREWGDLKFAWGIAKELGRMDVGQCVVVREGIVAAVEALEGTDATIRRGCEFGGAGCVVVKVFKPGQQKEVDLPSHGLDTLSIMAEGKATCLGVEAEKSLFFDRQAALDFADKAGIAVVGLTSDFPPQS
- a CDS encoding ARMT1-like domain-containing protein, with the translated sequence MPCFIRMAEREACIACPDDLDMQQEIIQEWGALLPTLDLNVPPPAIARQLAELVRDKTGCTDLYAADKEEANALVSNLLPSLKDRIETERQKNGDPLSLALELAIIGNYIDRGVEIQFDLEKELAEVVGSVSPEIINEFKIRASSGASVLILGDNTGEIVLDTLLVEELKRFGCDVTFAVRSRPVLNDATMEDARAVGMTALCRVVESGVDTPGTVLDRCTPDFIQRMRQADVILSKGQGNFESLEGKWPGVFCAFKVKCERIARKTGLAFGSSAFCLTTGDDVAGR